The Camelina sativa cultivar DH55 chromosome 14, Cs, whole genome shotgun sequence genome includes a window with the following:
- the LOC104743305 gene encoding phytosulfokine receptor 1-like — protein MSVVTSYQRLRPYDLYITVTPGELPEVFNELLKLKSLMARSNRFTGGIPKSLANSQTLNLLNLGNNSLSGPLRLNCSVMTNLTLLDLGSNRFNGSLPENLPACRNLRNVDLSQNPFRGQVPESFKEFQSLSYFSLSNCSLVNISSTLHVLQHCKNLTNLILTLNFHGEMLPGDLSLHFENLVVLAIPNCRLTGQIPRWLSTSTHLHVLDLSCNHLTGAIPNWFDGFTDLFYLDLSNNSFTGKIPKSLTRLQRLTTEDVSFQYPSLDFTYMQYKQMFLSPPTLELSQNNLSGPIWQEFGNLKQLYVFNLNANRLSGPIPSSLSEMTSLVVLDLSNNRITGSIPKSLEKLTLLSKFSVANNSLSGKIPSGGQFLTFPISSFEGNHLCGDYVLQCQLEAPGKKLPRTSESDSDSDFALHFSYGVALGFGLSLVVFAFRHKLFSF, from the exons ATGTCGGTTGTGACAAGTTACCAACGGTTACGACCGTACGACTTATATATAACTGTG ACTCCTGGTGAACTCCCTGAAGTGTTCAACGAATTGCTCAAGCTCAAGTCTCTCATGGCTCGCTCTAATAGATTCACAGGAGGAATCCCCAAGTCGTTGGCAAATTCACAGACTTTGAACTTGCTTAACTTGGGGAACAATTCATTGAGTGGTCCTTTGCGTCTAAATTGTTCTGTGATGACTAACTTGACCTTACTTGATCTGGGATCCAATAGATTCAATGGCTCTTTGCCTGAAAATCTACCGGCTTGCAGAAACCTGAGGAACGTTGATCTTTCCCAGAACCCCTTCCGCGGCCAGGTGCCTGAGAGCTTCAAGGAGTTTCAAAGCCTTTCTTATTTCTCGCTTTCAAATTGCAGCCTTGTTAACATTTCATCGACACTTCACGTCCTTCAGCACTGCAAGAACCTGACGAATCTGATTCTCACCTTGAATTTTCATGGAGAGATGTTACCTGGTGACCTGAGTCTTCATTTCGAGAACCTGGTGGTACTTGCTATTCCAAACTGTAGGCTTACCGGTCAAATCCCAAGATGGTTGAGTACGAGCACCCATCTACATGTGTTGGATCTATCATGCAACCATTTAACTGGAGCTATCCCGAATTGGTTTGATGGTTTCACCGACCTTTTCTACTTGGATTTGTCGAATAACTCATTCACAGGAAAGATCCCAAAAAGCTTAACCAGGCTCCAGAGGCTCACAACTGAAGATGTCTCATTCCAATACCCATCTCTAGATTTCACATACATGCAGTATAAACAGATGTTCTTGTCCCCTCCAACGCTTGAACTCAGCCAAAACAATCTTTCTGGACCCATATGGCAGGAGTTTGGAAACTTGAAGCAGCTTTATGTATTTAATCTGAATGCCAACAGATTATCGGGACCGATCCCTAGCTCGCTTTCGGAAATGACAAGCCTAGTGGTTCTTGATTTGTCCAATAACCGTATTACTGGTTCAATCCCGAAATCTCTGGAGAAACTGACATTACTGTCCAAGTTCAGTGTCGCTAACAATAGTCTCTCAGGGAAAATCCCTTCTGGTGGTCAATTTCTTACATTTCCTATCTCAAGTTTCGAGGGAAACCATCTATGTGGTGATTACGTGCTTCAATGTCAACTAGAGGCACCAGGCAAGAAGCTACCAAGAACCAGCGAGAGTGACAGTGATAGTGACTTTGCCTTACATTTTTCATATGGAGTGGCTCTTGGGTTTGGTTTATCCTTGGTTGTTTTTGCTTTTCGCCACAAGCTGTTCAGCTTTTAA
- the LOC104740122 gene encoding uncharacterized protein LOC104740122, whose protein sequence is MKLSCVNAVAFWLFLSLKKEDDTGRVNVVGFYGTFKRNVFDEPLNELYERVLRRKEVKIVKHTCSEEFLEIGTPLSIIAKAYRGRDGTPTIHALPSLVFNGRKELKELIGTMESDSVSYWSCSIWLTAWGMVFSL, encoded by the exons ATGAAGCTTTCATGTGTAAACGCAGTGGCGTTTTGGCTGTTTCTCTCActgaaaaag GAAGACGATACTGGCCGGGTTAATGTAGTTGGATTTTATGgtacttttaaaagaaatgtGTTTGATGAACCTTTGAATGAACTTTACGAAAGGGTGCTTCGTCGCAAAGAAGTCAAG attgTTAAACACACTTGCTCTGAGGAATTTCTTGAGATCGGTACGCCTTTGAGTATTATCGCTAAG GCTTACAGAGGCAGAGATGGGACTCCCACAATCCACGCACTACCCTCTCTAGTCTTCAATGGACGTAAAGAACTCAAGGAATTGATTGGTACTATGGAATCAGATTCAGT GTCTTATTGGAGTTGCTCCATTTGGTTGACAGCTTGGGGTATGGTTTTCTCGCTGTAG
- the LOC104740121 gene encoding inositol oxygenase 1 isoform X1 — protein MTIIFDRHSDQNDAGDEIGEKNQGITKEEQETELVLDAGFEAPHTNSFGHTFRDYDVESERRRGVEEFYRVNHIGQTVDFVRKMRDEYGKLNRTEMSIWECCELLNEFIDESDPDLDEPQIEHLLQTAEAIRKDYPDEDWLHLTGLIHDLGKVLLHSSFGELPQWAVVGDTYPVGCAFDESIVHHKYFKENQDYDNPSYNTKYGIYTEGCGLDNVLMSWGHDDYMYLVAKENQTTLPSAGLFIIRYHSFYALHKSEAYKHLMNDEDTENMKWLKVFNKYDLYSKSKVRVNVDEVKPYYLSLINKYFPAKLKW, from the exons ATGACGATTATCTTCGATCGCCACTCAGATCAGAACG ATGCAGGAGATGagattggagagaagaatcaggGGATTACCAAAGAGgaacaagaaacagagttgGTGTTAGATGCAGGTTTTGAGGCTCCTCACACCAACTCCTTTGGTCACACCTTCAG GGATTATGATGTTGAGAGTGAGAGGAGAAGAGGTGTTGAGGAATTTTACAGGGTAAATCACATTGGCCAAACAGTTGATTTCGTGAGGAAGATGAGGGACGAATACGGGAAGCTAAACCGAACCGAGATGAGCATTTGGGAATGCTGTGAGCTTCTGAATGAGTTCATCGACGAGAGTGATCCTGATTTGGACGAACCTCAGATTGAGCATTTGCTTCAGACAGCTGAAGCCATCAGAAAAGATTACCCTGATGAAGACTGGCTCCATCTGACCGGTCTTATCCATG ATCTTGGAaaagttcttcttcactcttcatTTGGTGAGCTTCCTCAGTGGGCTGTTGTTG GTGATACATATCCGGTGGGATGTGCGTTTGATGAATCTATTGTTCACCACAAG TACTTCAAGGAGAATCAAGACTATGATAACCCGAGTTACAACACCAAGTACGGGATATACACTGAAGGCTGTGGGCTTGATAATGTGTTAATGTCTTGGGGACATGATGATTATATGTATCTC GTTGCAAAAGAGAATCAAACTACATTACCATCAGCCGGTCTTTTCATCATCAGATACCATTCTTTCTACG CTCTTCACAAATCAGAAGCATACAAGCATTTGATGAACGATGAAGACACAGAGAACATGAAGTGGCTGAAAGTGTTCAACAAGTATGATCTCTACAGCAAAAGCAAAGTTCGTGTAAACGTGGATGAAGTGAAACCATATTATCTCTCTCTGATcaacaag TATTTTCCGGCAAAGTTGAAGTGGTGA
- the LOC104740121 gene encoding inositol oxygenase 1 isoform X2, whose protein sequence is MTIIFDRHSDQNGDEIGEKNQGITKEEQETELVLDAGFEAPHTNSFGHTFRDYDVESERRRGVEEFYRVNHIGQTVDFVRKMRDEYGKLNRTEMSIWECCELLNEFIDESDPDLDEPQIEHLLQTAEAIRKDYPDEDWLHLTGLIHDLGKVLLHSSFGELPQWAVVGDTYPVGCAFDESIVHHKYFKENQDYDNPSYNTKYGIYTEGCGLDNVLMSWGHDDYMYLVAKENQTTLPSAGLFIIRYHSFYALHKSEAYKHLMNDEDTENMKWLKVFNKYDLYSKSKVRVNVDEVKPYYLSLINKYFPAKLKW, encoded by the exons ATGACGATTATCTTCGATCGCCACTCAGATCAGAACG GAGATGagattggagagaagaatcaggGGATTACCAAAGAGgaacaagaaacagagttgGTGTTAGATGCAGGTTTTGAGGCTCCTCACACCAACTCCTTTGGTCACACCTTCAG GGATTATGATGTTGAGAGTGAGAGGAGAAGAGGTGTTGAGGAATTTTACAGGGTAAATCACATTGGCCAAACAGTTGATTTCGTGAGGAAGATGAGGGACGAATACGGGAAGCTAAACCGAACCGAGATGAGCATTTGGGAATGCTGTGAGCTTCTGAATGAGTTCATCGACGAGAGTGATCCTGATTTGGACGAACCTCAGATTGAGCATTTGCTTCAGACAGCTGAAGCCATCAGAAAAGATTACCCTGATGAAGACTGGCTCCATCTGACCGGTCTTATCCATG ATCTTGGAaaagttcttcttcactcttcatTTGGTGAGCTTCCTCAGTGGGCTGTTGTTG GTGATACATATCCGGTGGGATGTGCGTTTGATGAATCTATTGTTCACCACAAG TACTTCAAGGAGAATCAAGACTATGATAACCCGAGTTACAACACCAAGTACGGGATATACACTGAAGGCTGTGGGCTTGATAATGTGTTAATGTCTTGGGGACATGATGATTATATGTATCTC GTTGCAAAAGAGAATCAAACTACATTACCATCAGCCGGTCTTTTCATCATCAGATACCATTCTTTCTACG CTCTTCACAAATCAGAAGCATACAAGCATTTGATGAACGATGAAGACACAGAGAACATGAAGTGGCTGAAAGTGTTCAACAAGTATGATCTCTACAGCAAAAGCAAAGTTCGTGTAAACGTGGATGAAGTGAAACCATATTATCTCTCTCTGATcaacaag TATTTTCCGGCAAAGTTGAAGTGGTGA
- the LOC104740123 gene encoding protein TOM THREE HOMOLOG 1-like produces MRSGGLGMMSSSSGILSSSSAAAIVALNLKEATNWWSDVNESPVWQDRIFHILAVLYGIVSVIAVVQLVRIQLRVPEYGWTTQKVFHFLNFLVNGVRALVFVFRRDAQNMQPEILQHMLLDIPSLAFFTTYALLVLFWAEIYYQARAVSTDGLRPSFFTINAVVYVIQIALWLVLWWKPVHLMVIISKMFFAGVSLFAALGFLLYGGRLFLMLQRFPVESKGRRKKLQEVGYVTSICFTCFLIRCIMMCFDAFDDAADLDVLDHPILNFIYYLLVEILPSSLVLFILRKLPPKRGITQYSPIH; encoded by the exons ATGAGAAGCGGCGGCTTGGGAATGATGTCATCTTCGTCGGGGATTTTGTCGTCTTCTTCGGCGGCAGCAATCGTAGCGCTTAATCTAAAGGAGGCTACGAATTGGTGGTCGGATGTGAACGAATCTCCGGTGTGGCAAGATCGTATCTTTCATATCCTCGCTGTTCTTTATGGGATTGTTTCCGTCATTGCTGTG gTTCAATTGGTAAGAATACAATTGAGGGTTCCTGAATATGGCTGGACGACACAAAAGGTCTTTCATTTTCTCAATTTCCTGGTGAACGGAG TTCGAGCTCTAGTTTTTGTCTTCCGACGAGATGCACAGAATATGCAGCCAGAG ATTCTGCAACACATGTTGCTTGACATTCCAAGCCTTGCTTTCTTCACTACATATGCGCTTCTGGTCCTCTTTTGGGCAGAAATTTACTACCAG GCACGTGCTGTATCAACTGATGGACTGAGGCCAAGTTTCTTCACAATTAATGCAGTTGTATACGTAATTCAG ATTGCTCTTTGGTTGGTATTGTGGTGGAAGCCTGTTCACCTTATGGTAATCATTTCTAAGATGTTCTTTGCAG GTGTCTCATTGTTCGCGGCACTTGGCTTTTTACTATATGGAGGAAG GCTCTTCCTGATGCTTCAACGATTTCCAGTAGAATCTAAAGGGCGGCGCAAGAAGCTACAAGAG GTTGGATACGTAACAAGCATATGCTTTACATGTTTCCTCATCAGATGCATCATG ATGTGCTTTGATGCGTTTGACGATGCAGCAGATCTCGATGTCTTAGATCACCCAATCCTAAACTTCATATACTATCTG TTGGTGGAGATATTACCTTCGTCTCTGGTCCTCTTTATCCTAAGAAAGCTTCCACCAAAACGCGGTATCACACAGTACAGTCCAATCCACTGA
- the LOC104740124 gene encoding peroxidase 4 isoform X1, with amino-acid sequence MAVFKILVLLLSLSCFCQAQLSPTFYDQTCPNALSTIRSSIRTAISRERRMAASLIRLHFHDCFVNGCDASIMLVATPTMESERDSLANFQSARGFEVIDQAKSAVESVCPGVVSCADIIAVAARDASEYVGGPRYAVKVGRRDSTAAFRAIADSGDLPSFSASLDTLSDLFLRKGLNTRDLVALSGAHTLGQAQCSTFRDRLYDNSSDIDVGFSSTRKRRCPANGGDTTLAPLDQVTPNSFDNNYYRNLMQKKGLLTSDQVLFGTGASTDSIVTEYSRNPSRFASDFAAAMIKMGDIQTLTGSDGQIRRICSAVN; translated from the exons ATGGCGGTCTTCAAGATTCTTGTATTGTTGTTGAG TTTGTCTTGTTTCTGTCAAGCACAACTTTCTCCTACTTTCTACGACCAAACTTGTCCAAACGCTCTCTCAACCATCCGATCATCAATCCGAACCGCAATCAGCCGTGAACGTAGGATGGCTGCGTCTCTCATCCGTCTCCATTTCCACGACTGCTTCGTTAAC ggttGTGATGCATCGATCATGCTCGTGGCAACTCCTACTATGGAGAGTGAAAGAGATTCACTAGCAAATTTTCAATCGGCAAGAGGATTCGAAGTTATCGATCAAGCCAAATCCGCTGTGGAGAGTGTCTGTCCCGGCGTAGTTTCTTGCGCTGATATTATTGCCGTTGCTGCCAGAGACGCTTCTGAATAC GTCGGAGGTCCAAGGTACGCAGTGAAGGTTGGTCGGAGAGATTCCACCGCCGCGTTTAGAGCTATTGCAGACAGCGGCGATCTCCCCAGCTTCAGTGCAAGCCTCGACACACTCTCTGATCTCTTTCTTCGAAAAGGACTCAACACGAGAGACCTCGTCGCTCTTTCAG GAGCTCACACCTTAGGGCAGGCTCAATGCTCCACGTTCAGGGATAGGCTTTACGACAACTCTAGTGACATTGACGTAGGATTCTCCAGCACACGTAAGCGTCGCTGTCCAGCAAACGGTGGAGATACGACTCTAGCACCACTAGATCAAGTGACACCAAATTCGTTTGACAATAACTACTACAGAAACTTGATGCAAAAGAAAGGACTTTTGACAAGCGATCAGGTATTGTTCGGAACCGGAGCTTCAACAGACAGTATCGTGACGGAGTACAGCAGAAACCCATCTAGATTCGCGTCTGACTTCGCAGCTGCAATGATCAAGATGGGAGATATTCAGACACTCACCGGCTCAGATGGACAAATCCGAAGGATCTGCTCTGCTGTTAATTAA
- the LOC104740124 gene encoding peroxidase 4 isoform X2, translating into MAVFKILVLLLSLSCFCQAQLSPTFYDQTCPNALSTIRSSIRTAISRERRMAASLIRLHFHDCFVNGCDASIMLVATPTMESERDSLANFQSARGFEVIDQAKSAVESVCPGVVSCADIIAVAARDASEYVGGPRYAVKVGRRDSTAAFRAIADSGDLPSFSASLDTLSDLFLRKGLNTRDLVALSGAHTLGQAQCSTFRDRLYDNSSDIDVGFSSTRKRRCPANGGDTTLAPLDQVTPNSFDNNYYRNLMQKKGLLTSDQVLFGTGASTDSIVTEYSRNPSRFASDFAAAMIKMGDIQTLTGSDGQIRRICSAVN; encoded by the exons ATGGCGGTCTTCAAGATTCTTGTATTGTTGTTGAGTTTGTCTTGTTTCTGTCAAGCACAACTTTCTCCTACTTTCTACGACCAAACTTGTCCAAACGCTCTCTCAACCATCCGATCATCAATCCGAACCGCAATCAGCCGTGAACGTAGGATGGCTGCGTCTCTCATCCGTCTCCATTTCCACGACTGCTTCGTTAAC ggttGTGATGCATCGATCATGCTCGTGGCAACTCCTACTATGGAGAGTGAAAGAGATTCACTAGCAAATTTTCAATCGGCAAGAGGATTCGAAGTTATCGATCAAGCCAAATCCGCTGTGGAGAGTGTCTGTCCCGGCGTAGTTTCTTGCGCTGATATTATTGCCGTTGCTGCCAGAGACGCTTCTGAATAC GTCGGAGGTCCAAGGTACGCAGTGAAGGTTGGTCGGAGAGATTCCACCGCCGCGTTTAGAGCTATTGCAGACAGCGGCGATCTCCCCAGCTTCAGTGCAAGCCTCGACACACTCTCTGATCTCTTTCTTCGAAAAG GACTCAACACGAGAGACCTCGTCGCTCTTTCAG GAGCTCACACCTTAGGGCAGGCTCAATGCTCCACGTTCAGGGATAGGCTTTACGACAACTCTAGTGACATTGACGTAGGATTCTCCAGCACACGTAAGCGTCGCTGTCCAGCAAACGGTGGAGATACGACTCTAGCACCACTAGATCAAGTGACACCAAATTCGTTTGACAATAACTACTACAGAAACTTGATGCAAAAGAAAGGACTTTTGACAAGCGATCAGGTATTGTTCGGAACCGGAGCTTCAACAGACAGTATCGTGACGGAGTACAGCAGAAACCCATCTAGATTCGCGTCTGACTTCGCAGCTGCAATGATCAAGATGGGAGATATTCAGACACTCACCGGCTCAGATGGACAAATCCGAAGGATCTGCTCTGCTGTTAATTAA
- the LOC104740125 gene encoding peroxidase 5-like isoform X1 encodes MKRFSLRFMLMTVSIILTFSICQAQLSPTFYDQSCPNALSKIRSSIRTAIARERRMAPSLIRMHFHDCFVHVGGPKWAVKVGRRDSTTAFKALANSGEVPGFKDNLDQLSGLFSKKGLNTRDLVALSGAHTIGQSQCFLFRDRLYENSSDIDAGFASTRKRRCPTVGSDGNLAALDLVTPNSFDNNYYKNLMQKKGLLVTDQVLFGSGASTDGIVSEYSRNRSKFAADFATAMIKMGDIEPLTASTGEIRRICSFVN; translated from the exons ATGAAGAGATTTTCACTAaggtttatgttgatgacagTGAGCATCATCCTCACGTTCTCGATCTGTCAAGCACAACTTTCTCCAACATTCTATGATCAATCTTGTCCGAATGCTCTCTCCAAAATCCGATCCTCCATTAGAACCGCCATAGCTCGTGAGAGACGAATGGCCCCATCTCTTATCCGCATGCATTTCCACGACTGTTTTGTTCAT GTGGGAGGTCCAAAATGGGCGGTGAAAGTCGGAAGGAGGGATTCAACGACCGCATTCAAGGCTCTGGCAAATAGTGGTGAAGTTCCTGGCTTTAAAGATAACCTTGACCAACTCTCTGGTCTCTTCAGCAAGAAAGGCCTTAACACAAGAGATCTTGTCGCTCTCTCAG GAGCTCACACCATAGGGCAATCTCAATGCTTCTTGTTCCGGGACAGGCTTTACGAAAACTCAAGCGACATCGACGCAGGATTTGCCAGCACTCGCAAACGTCGTTGCCCAACCGTGGGAAGTGACGGGAATCTTGCTGCCTTGGATCTTGTGACACCTAATTCTTTCGACAACAATTACTACAAGAACTTAATGCAAAAGAAAGGACTTTTAGTAACCGATCAAGTTTTGTTCGGATCTGGTGCATCAACCGACGGCATCGTGTCTGAATATAGCAGGAACCGATCGAAGTTCGCGGCAGATTTCGCCACAGCCATGATCAAGATGGGTGATATTGAACCCCTCACTGCCTCTACCGGAGAAATCAGAAGGATATGCAGCTTTGTTAATTAA
- the LOC104740125 gene encoding peroxidase 5-like isoform X2 codes for MKRFSLRFMLMTVSIILTFSICQAQLSPTFYDQSCPNALSKIRSSIRTAIARERRMAPSLIRMHFHDCFVHTFVNVWGCDASILLEGTSTIESERDALPNFKSVRGFEVIDKAKSEVEKVCPGIVSCADIIAVAARDASEYVGGPKWAVKVGRRDSTTAFKALANSGEVPGFKDNLDQLSGLFSKKGLNTRDLVALSGAHTIGQSQCFLFRDRLYENSSDIDAGFASTRKRRCPTVGSDGNLAALDLVTPNSFDNNYYKNLMQKKGLLVTDQVLFGSGASTDGIVSEYSRNRSKFAADFATAMIKMGDIEPLTASTGEIRRICSFVN; via the exons ATGAAGAGATTTTCACTAaggtttatgttgatgacagTGAGCATCATCCTCACGTTCTCGATCTGTCAAGCACAACTTTCTCCAACATTCTATGATCAATCTTGTCCGAATGCTCTCTCCAAAATCCGATCCTCCATTAGAACCGCCATAGCTCGTGAGAGACGAATGGCCCCATCTCTTATCCGCATGCATTTCCACGACTGTTTTGTTCAT ACTTTTGTGAATGTTTGGGGTTGCGACGCATCAATATTGCTCGAGGGAACATCAACGATAGAAAGCGAGCGAGATGCATTGCCAAACTTCAAATCCGTAAGAGGTTTTGAAGTCATAGATAAAGCCAAATCCGAAGTCGAGAAAGTTTGTCCCGGCATTGTTTCTTGCGCTGACATAATAGCGGTTGCGGCAAGAGACGCTTCCGAATAT GTGGGAGGTCCAAAATGGGCGGTGAAAGTCGGAAGGAGGGATTCAACGACCGCATTCAAGGCTCTGGCAAATAGTGGTGAAGTTCCTGGCTTTAAAGATAACCTTGACCAACTCTCTGGTCTCTTCAGCAAGAAAGGCCTTAACACAAGAGATCTTGTCGCTCTCTCAG GAGCTCACACCATAGGGCAATCTCAATGCTTCTTGTTCCGGGACAGGCTTTACGAAAACTCAAGCGACATCGACGCAGGATTTGCCAGCACTCGCAAACGTCGTTGCCCAACCGTGGGAAGTGACGGGAATCTTGCTGCCTTGGATCTTGTGACACCTAATTCTTTCGACAACAATTACTACAAGAACTTAATGCAAAAGAAAGGACTTTTAGTAACCGATCAAGTTTTGTTCGGATCTGGTGCATCAACCGACGGCATCGTGTCTGAATATAGCAGGAACCGATCGAAGTTCGCGGCAGATTTCGCCACAGCCATGATCAAGATGGGTGATATTGAACCCCTCACTGCCTCTACCGGAGAAATCAGAAGGATATGCAGCTTTGTTAATTAA
- the LOC104740127 gene encoding graves disease carrier protein-like, producing the protein MGSSQGSTLSADVMSLVDTLPVLAKTLIAGGAAGAIAKTAVAPLERIKILLQTRTNDFRTLGVSQSLKKVLQFDGPLGFYKGNGASVIRIIPYAALHYMTYEVYRDWILQKNLPLGSGPIVDLVAGSAAGGTAVLCTYPLDLARTKLAYQVSDTRQVGANGFYRQPTYSGIKEVLAMAYKEGGPRGLYRGIGPTLIGILPYAGLKFYIYEELKRHVPEEHQNSVRMHLPCGALAGLFGQTITYPLDVVRRQMQVENLQPMTSEGNNKRYKNTFDGLNTIVRTQGWRQLFAGLSINYIKIVPSVAIGFTVYESMKSWMRIPPRERSKPA; encoded by the exons ATGGGTTCTTCACAAGGCTCCACACTCTCGGCTGATGTGATGAGCCTTGTGGATACATTGCCTGTGCTTGCTAAAACCCTTATCGCTGGAGGAGCTGCTGGGGCCATTGCTAAGACTGCCGTTGCACCTTTGGAAAGGATCAAAATTCTTTTGCAG ACCAGAACAAACGATTTTAGGACCCTTGGTGTGTCCCAGTCGCTAAAGAAGGTGTTACAGTTTGATGGTCCTCTCGGATTTTATAA AGGAAACGGGGCGAGTGTTATTCGGATTATTCCTTATGCCGCCCTTCATTACATGACGTATGAAGTTTATCGTGACTGgattttgcaaaaaaatctTCCTTTAGGTTCTGGTCCAATTGTTGATCTTGTGGCTGGTTCAGCTGCAGGCGGAACAGCAGTTTTGTGCACATATCCTCTTGATTTAGCTCGCACTAAGCTAGCTTACCAG GTGTCTGACACAAGACAAGTTGGTGCAAATGGATTTTACCGTCAACCTACATATTCAGGCATAAAAGAGGTGCTTGCAATGGCTTATAAAGAAGGGGGACCACGTGGGCTCTATCGAGGCATAG GGCCAACACTGATTGGCATCCTTCCTTACGCGGGCCTTaagttctatatatatgagGAATTGAAAAGACATGTTCCTGAAGAGCATCAAAACTCTGTTAGAATGCATCTACCTTGTGGAGCTTTAGCTGGTTTATTTGGTCAGACCATCACTTACCCGTTGGATGTTGTTAGGAGACAAATGCag GTAGAGAATCTACAGCCTATGACGAGTGAAGGTAACAACAAGCGTTACAAGAACACATTTGATGGGCTCAACACGATTGTTCGAACTCAGGGTTGGAGACAGTTGTTTGCTGGTTTAAGCATCAACTACATCAAG ATTGTTCCATCGGTTGCAATTGGATTCACGGTCTATGAGTCAATGAAGTCATGGATGCGGATTCCACCGCGAGAAAGATCAAAACCAGCATGA
- the LOC104740128 gene encoding plant UBX domain-containing protein 7 gives MEGMLSSGDEQRLVSSFLEIAVGQTAETARQFLQATSWKLDEAIQLFYIGNEGGMLPSGTHTLPESNDPMASQSWGATTDTGTQRMVQNDVDEVRAPLPVVRETLYGESVYYGAVRGGNSQPEPTSLIAFRNFSEEPKSPGIWEPDEGASSASASESASVPRDSLASLYRPPFHLMFQGSFEMAKATSSSQDKWLLVNLQSTTEFSSHMLNRDTWANDAVSQTIKANFIFWQVYDDTTEGRKVCTYYKLESIPVVLVIDPTTGQRMRMWSGMVEPENLLEDLVPFMDGGPREHFASLSKKRPRGSFSLTPHSKPKEDVAKDEEEEELRRALAASLEDNNMKDSSDDQSTITPEAFTSAVLPAFPPLPEEPKGGDRSLQCRVGIRLPNGQRLQRNFLKTDTIQLLWSFCYSQLEESERKKPLKLTQAIPGESKTLEYESNLTLEQSGVANSMISATWE, from the exons ATGGAGGGGATGTTGTCTTCCGGTGACGAGCAGAGATTAGTCTCTTCTTTCCTTGAAATCGCTGTCGGACAGACCGCTGAAACTGCTCGGCAGTTCTTACAG GCGACAAGCTGGAAACTTGACGAAGCTATTCAGCTTTTTTACATTGGAAACGAAGGTGGTATGCTTCCATCTGGTACACACACTCTGCCTGAGTCCAATGATCCCATGGCTTCACAATCTTGGGG GGCCACTACAGACACAGGAACTCAAAGGATGGTGCAGAATGATGTTGATGAAGTCCGTGCTCCTTTGCCTGTTGTGAGAGAGACTCTTTATGGTGAATCAGTTTATTATGG GGCTGTGAGGGGGGGAAACTCTCAGCCTGAACCAACTTCTTTGATTGCTTTCCGTAACTTCAGTGAAGAGCCAAAAAGCCCGGGAATTTGGGAACCAGATGAGGGTGCTTCCTCTGCCTCTGCATCAGAGTCAGCATCCGTTCCTCGTGACAGCTTGGCATCGTTGTACCGTCCTCCTTTTCATCTGATGTTCCAGGGCTCTTTTGAAATG GCAAAAGCTACTTCGTCTTCTCAGGATAAATGGCTTCTCGTCAACCTCCAATCTACCACGGAATTCAGCTCTCATATG CTAAATCGAGATACTTGGGCGAATGATGCTGTTTCTCAGACTATCAAAGCCAACTTCATCTTCTGGCAG GTCTATGATGATACCACGGAAGGAAGGAAGGTTTGCACATACTATAAGCTTGAATCTATTCCCGTGGTGCTTGTAATTGATCCAACCACTGGTCAAAGGATGAGAATGTGGAGTGGAATGGTCGAACCCGAGAATTTGCTAGAGGATTTAGTGCCGTTCATGGATGGTGGTCCGCGTGAACACTTTGCTTCTCTCTCAAAGAAACGGCCAAGAGGCAGCTTCTCATTGACTCCTCattccaaacccaaag AGGATGTtgcaaaagatgaagaagaagaagaactgcGACGAGCATTAGCTGCTTCCTTGGAAGATAACAACATGAAAGACTCTTCAGATGATCAATCGACAATAACGCCTGAAGCATTTACATCTGCGGTACTGCCAGCATTCCCACCACTACCGGAAGAACCAAAGGGAGGCGATCGAAGTTTACAATGCAGAGTTGGGATCCGTTTGCCCAACGGACAAAGACTCCAGAGAAATTTCCTCAAAACAGACACAATTCAG CTTCTCTGGTCTTTCTGCTATTCTCAGCTTGAGGAATCAGAGAGGAAGAAGCCATTGAAGCTAACACAAGCGATTCCAGGTGAATCAAAGACATTGGAGTATGAATCTAACTTAACCTTGGAGCAGTCTGGTGTTGCCAATTCCATGATCTCTGCTACATGGGAATGA